A genomic window from Gemmatimonadota bacterium includes:
- a CDS encoding zinc metalloprotease HtpX, whose product MERTKVFLLMAGLTALLVVLGGAIGGQGGAVLFFAIAGVMNFAMYWWSDKAVLAMYRARIIGPEDAPELYRVVDRLRQRAGLPMPTVAIAPSDQPNAFATGRSPERAVVCCTAGILRLIGPEELEGVIAHELAHVKHRHMLVGTIAATMAGAVAMIGSIVKWGAIFGGFGRGHDDDGGNPFALLALAIVAPIAAMIIQFAISRQNEFQADRTGAQISGRPLALAGALRSLEMYAHRIPMQVNPAAAQLAIVNPLAAVRGAGLIRLFSTHPSTEERIARLQELARSPELQG is encoded by the coding sequence ATGGAACGGACCAAGGTCTTTCTGCTCATGGCAGGGCTCACCGCCCTGCTCGTCGTGCTGGGCGGCGCCATTGGCGGCCAGGGCGGCGCTGTTCTGTTCTTCGCCATCGCCGGCGTCATGAACTTCGCCATGTACTGGTGGAGCGACAAAGCCGTCCTGGCCATGTACCGCGCGCGCATTATCGGACCGGAGGACGCGCCCGAGCTGTACCGGGTGGTGGACCGGCTGCGGCAGCGCGCCGGGCTGCCCATGCCCACCGTGGCCATCGCGCCCTCCGACCAGCCCAATGCCTTCGCTACGGGCCGCAGCCCGGAACGCGCCGTGGTCTGCTGCACGGCGGGTATCCTGCGCCTCATCGGCCCTGAGGAGCTCGAGGGCGTGATCGCCCACGAGCTGGCGCATGTCAAGCACCGCCACATGCTGGTAGGCACGATTGCCGCGACTATGGCGGGAGCCGTGGCCATGATCGGCAGCATCGTCAAGTGGGGCGCCATTTTTGGCGGGTTCGGCCGCGGTCATGACGACGACGGCGGCAACCCCTTCGCCCTGCTGGCCCTGGCCATTGTCGCGCCCATTGCTGCCATGATCATCCAGTTCGCGATCAGCCGGCAGAACGAGTTCCAGGCGGACCGTACGGGCGCCCAGATCTCCGGCCGGCCGCTGGCGCTGGCCGGCGCCCTGCGCAGCCTCGAGATGTACGCGCACCGCATCCCCATGCAGGTGAACCCGGCTGCCGCGCAGCTCGCGATCGTGAACCCGCTGGCGGCCGTGCGGGGGGCAGGGCTGATCCGCCTCTTCAGCACCCATCCCAGCACGGAAGAGCGCATCGCTCGCCTCCAGGAGCTGGCCCGCAGCCCCGAGCTGCAGGGGTAG